A portion of the Gorilla gorilla gorilla isolate KB3781 chromosome X, NHGRI_mGorGor1-v2.1_pri, whole genome shotgun sequence genome contains these proteins:
- the LOC129529768 gene encoding G antigen 2D-like codes for MSWRGRSTYRPRPRRYVQPPEMIGPMRPEQFSDEVEPPTPEEGEPATQRQDPAAAQEGEDEGASAGQGPKPEADSQEQGHPQTGGECEDGPDGQEMDPPNPEEVKTPEEGEKQSQC; via the exons ATGAGTTGGCGAGGAAGATCGACCTATCGGCCTAGACCAAGACGCTATGTACAGCCTCCTGAAATGATTGGGCCTATGCGG CCCGAGCAGTTCAGTGATGAAGTGGAACCACCAACACCTGAAGAAGGGGAACCAGCAACTCAACGTCAGGATCCTGCAGCTGctcaggagggagaggatgagggAGCATCTGCAGGTCAAG ggccGAAGCCTGAAGCTGATAGTCAGGAACAGGGTCACCCACAGACTGGGGGTGAGTGTGAAGATGGTCCTGATGGGCAGGAGATGGACCCGCCAAATCCAGAGGAGGTGAAAACGCCTGAAGAAG GTGAAAAGCAATCACAGTGTTAA
- the LOC129529770 gene encoding G antigen 2D-like, whose protein sequence is MSWRGRSTYRPRPRRYVQPPEMIGPMRPEQFSDEVEPPTPEEGEPATQRQDPAAAQEGEDEGASAGQGPKPEADSQEQGHPQTEGECEDGPDGQEMDPPNPEEVKTPEEGEKQSQC, encoded by the exons ATGAGTTGGCGAGGAAGATCGACCTATCGGCCTAGACCAAGACGCTATGTACAGCCTCCTGAAATGATTGGGCCTATGCGG CCCGAGCAGTTCAGTGATGAAGTGGAACCACCAACACCTGAAGAAGGGGAACCAGCAACTCAACGTCAGGATCCTGCAGCTGctcaggagggagaggatgagggAGCATCTGCAGGTCAAG ggccAAAGCCTGAAGCTGATAGTCAGGAACAGGGTCACCCACAGACTGAGGGTGAGTGTGAAGATGGTCCTGATGGGCAGGAGATGGACCCGCCAAATCCAGAGGAGGTGAAAACGCCTGAAGAAG GTGAAAAGCAATCACAGTGTTAA